In Sporomusaceae bacterium FL31, one genomic interval encodes:
- the fabK gene encoding 2-nitropropane dioxygenase: protein MNTKLTSLLNIKYPIIQGGMAWISDGKLAAAVSEAGGAGVIATGGRDGAYVREQIRLAKSLTNKPFGVNVMLMAPNKDEVVDIICEEKVAFVTLGAGNPVPFFEKFDQAGVKKIPVVPNVKLAKRVQNSGADAVVVEGMEAGGHIGVLTTMALMTQVIPELRIPVIVAGGFADGRGLAAALVMGAAGVQMGTKFLLAVECAAHPKFKQKLIEAVDTDTIVTGQTIGHAVRGVKNKFSLNFVELEKKGTPEEELIKLATGTNRLAAVDGDIENGMVQAGQSLLPLKQIEPAKDIVESIIAEARAVLLQAPDLAK, encoded by the coding sequence ATGAATACTAAATTGACATCACTATTAAATATTAAATATCCAATTATACAAGGCGGTATGGCTTGGATCTCAGACGGTAAACTGGCGGCAGCAGTATCTGAAGCTGGTGGTGCTGGAGTGATTGCAACTGGCGGTCGTGATGGAGCTTATGTGCGTGAGCAGATTCGTCTGGCAAAATCACTCACCAATAAGCCTTTTGGCGTCAATGTAATGCTTATGGCTCCAAACAAGGATGAAGTTGTTGATATTATTTGCGAAGAAAAAGTAGCTTTTGTTACATTAGGTGCAGGAAATCCAGTGCCTTTCTTTGAAAAATTCGATCAAGCTGGAGTTAAGAAAATACCAGTTGTACCAAATGTTAAGCTGGCCAAGCGAGTGCAAAACTCTGGTGCTGATGCAGTCGTTGTCGAAGGTATGGAAGCTGGTGGGCACATCGGTGTGTTAACAACGATGGCACTTATGACACAGGTTATTCCGGAACTTAGAATACCAGTTATTGTTGCCGGAGGTTTTGCGGATGGACGCGGGCTGGCAGCAGCCTTAGTTATGGGCGCAGCTGGTGTTCAGATGGGTACAAAATTCTTATTAGCTGTAGAATGTGCTGCTCATCCCAAGTTTAAACAAAAATTGATTGAAGCGGTAGATACCGATACGATTGTAACAGGCCAAACAATTGGTCATGCTGTGCGTGGTGTTAAGAATAAATTCTCATTGAATTTTGTTGAGCTTGAGAAAAAAGGAACGCCTGAAGAAGAATTAATTAAACTTGCGACAGGCACGAACCGCTTAGCCGCTGTTGACGGCGATATAGAAAATGGAATGGTTCAAGCTGGGCAATCGCTGTTACCATTAAAACAAATCGAACCAGCAAAAGATATTGTGGAAAGTATTATTGCTGAAGCGCGCGCTGTTTTACTGCAAGCGCCTGATTTAGCCAAGTAG